From Oligoflexia bacterium, the proteins below share one genomic window:
- a CDS encoding gamma carbonic anhydrase family protein, with protein ATIMDGAHIESDVIIGAGALVTPNTKIPSGVLVVGSPAKVKRELKPEELTFLKKSAQNYVDYQSLYK; from the coding sequence GGCCACAATCATGGATGGAGCTCATATAGAGAGTGATGTGATTATTGGGGCGGGTGCGCTTGTTACACCCAATACAAAAATTCCTAGTGGGGTTTTGGTTGTTGGCAGCCCGGCTAAAGTAAAACGCGAATTAAAACCTGAAGAGCTTACTTTTTTAAAAAAATCAGCACAAAATTATGTAGATTATCAATCTTTGTATAAATAA
- a CDS encoding Crp/Fnr family transcriptional regulator, whose amino-acid sequence MSHFDLLKSCPIFSQLSDSEMILLEKSCEEILLAKGEDLYKQGDMSKGFCLIKAGKLSAGDDDGVLNAGDFIGSFSLYKSGLKAKLDVQAIETTALLCLSQQKFYALGQDNPHIQLKVAYGILNEYVSELDQVAEILLK is encoded by the coding sequence ATGTCTCATTTTGATTTATTAAAGTCTTGTCCTATTTTTTCACAACTCAGTGATTCTGAAATGATATTACTTGAAAAGAGCTGTGAGGAGATTTTATTGGCCAAAGGTGAAGATTTATACAAACAAGGTGATATGAGCAAAGGCTTTTGTCTGATTAAAGCAGGTAAATTATCAGCAGGTGATGATGACGGAGTTTTAAATGCGGGTGATTTTATAGGCTCATTTTCACTTTATAAAAGCGGTCTAAAAGCTAAATTAGATGTTCAGGCCATTGAAACCACGGCTTTACTATGTTTATCTCAGCAAAAGTTTTATGCTTTAGGGCAAGATAATCCTCATATTCAACTTAAAGTGGCGTACGGTATATTGAACGAATATGTTTCTGAGCTCGATCAGGTAGCAGAGATTTTATTAAAATAA